In Phaeobacter piscinae, one genomic interval encodes:
- the dusB gene encoding tRNA dihydrouridine synthase DusB: MSFTLGSTSLTPPIALAPMAGITDRPFRDLVRSFGVGLMVSEMVASQEMVQAKPGVRERAELSADVENTAVQIAGRDAYWMAEAARQVESRGAKVIDINMGCPAKKVTNGYSGSALLKTPDHALSLIEAVVAAVSVPVTLKTRLGWDDNSLNAADVARRAQDAGVQMVTIHGRTRCQFYKGSADWKAISAVKTALTVPLLANGDIVDTASARRALAQSGADGVMIGRGAQGKPWLLAEVAHDIWGSAAPDVPTGAELVQMVCAHYEAMIAFYGTDLGLRVARKHLGWYMDEAATPAPLRREVLTAKDPKAVLKLLPDALTSGAGPDRSPDLTQGQAA; this comes from the coding sequence TTGTCCTTCACTCTCGGTTCCACTTCTCTGACACCTCCCATCGCGCTGGCGCCGATGGCCGGAATCACGGATCGTCCCTTTCGCGATCTGGTGCGCAGCTTTGGTGTTGGGCTGATGGTAAGCGAGATGGTCGCCAGTCAGGAGATGGTACAGGCCAAGCCCGGTGTGCGTGAACGCGCCGAGCTGAGCGCCGATGTCGAGAATACCGCCGTGCAGATTGCCGGGCGCGACGCCTATTGGATGGCAGAGGCCGCGCGCCAGGTGGAGAGCCGCGGGGCCAAGGTCATCGATATCAATATGGGCTGTCCTGCCAAGAAGGTGACCAATGGCTATTCCGGCTCCGCGCTGCTGAAGACACCGGATCACGCGCTGTCGCTGATTGAGGCGGTGGTGGCTGCGGTTTCAGTGCCGGTCACGCTGAAGACGCGGCTTGGCTGGGACGACAACAGCCTCAATGCCGCTGACGTGGCCCGCCGCGCGCAGGATGCGGGCGTGCAGATGGTCACCATTCATGGCCGCACCCGCTGTCAGTTCTACAAGGGGAGCGCGGATTGGAAGGCGATCTCTGCCGTAAAAACCGCTCTGACCGTGCCGCTGCTGGCCAATGGCGATATTGTCGATACGGCGAGCGCACGTCGCGCGCTGGCCCAGTCTGGCGCGGATGGTGTGATGATCGGTCGTGGCGCGCAGGGCAAACCCTGGCTGCTGGCTGAGGTGGCCCATGACATCTGGGGCAGCGCCGCCCCCGATGTTCCCACCGGTGCGGAACTGGTTCAGATGGTCTGCGCCCACTATGAGGCGATGATCGCGTTCTATGGCACTGACCTGGGCCTGCGGGTCGCGCGCAAGCATCTGGGTTGGTATATGGATGAGGCTGCTACACCGGCGCCGCTGCGCCGCGAGGTGCTCACGGCCAAAGACCCTAAGGCGGTGCTGAAGCTATTGCCTGATGCGCTGACCAGTGGCGCTGGGCCCGATCGCAGCCCCGACCTGACGCAAGGGCAGGCAGCATGA
- a CDS encoding two-component system sensor histidine kinase NtrB yields MTGHVGEAPAGVTGWNGADSALWASLPVPAFVIDPEARIEDVNSAGEGFLNTSRKALLGKAIWQHVIIAPAIDEAVARARDNGTPLFVNDIDVGAPGRAPLQCNVQVARVQGVEGRMLILLSPRELAGRLTQNHSAKSAAQSAIGMAEMLAHEIKNPLAGITGAAQLLSMGLSGDDLELTDLIVSESRRIVKLLEQVEQFGNLSVPAFQEVNLHDVLDRARRSALLGFGAQMTIVEDYDPSLPMAWGDGDQLLQVVLNLLKNAAEAADPGGGTIRIRTFYEHSFRLRRSDGSGKLLPLQIEISDDGPGLPEAIRDDIFDPFVSGRENGTGLGLALVSKIIADHQGWISVNSEPGRTVFRLSLSRVPTAPRPVPIPNAPRQE; encoded by the coding sequence ATGACCGGCCACGTGGGGGAGGCCCCTGCGGGGGTTACAGGATGGAACGGGGCCGATAGTGCGCTTTGGGCCTCGTTGCCCGTGCCGGCCTTTGTGATAGATCCAGAGGCCCGGATCGAAGATGTGAACTCCGCTGGTGAAGGGTTCCTCAACACCTCGCGCAAGGCGCTGCTGGGGAAGGCGATCTGGCAGCATGTGATCATTGCTCCGGCCATTGACGAGGCGGTGGCGCGTGCCCGCGACAATGGCACGCCCCTGTTTGTCAATGACATTGATGTTGGTGCGCCGGGGCGTGCGCCGCTGCAATGCAATGTACAGGTGGCGCGGGTGCAGGGCGTTGAGGGGCGGATGCTGATCCTGCTCTCCCCGCGCGAACTGGCCGGGCGGCTGACGCAGAACCACTCCGCCAAATCTGCCGCGCAATCTGCGATCGGCATGGCGGAGATGCTGGCCCATGAGATCAAGAACCCGCTGGCTGGGATCACCGGGGCTGCGCAGCTGTTGTCGATGGGGCTGTCGGGCGATGATCTGGAGCTGACCGATCTGATCGTCAGCGAAAGCCGACGTATTGTGAAGCTGTTGGAGCAGGTCGAGCAATTCGGCAATCTCTCTGTCCCGGCCTTTCAGGAGGTCAATCTTCACGATGTGCTGGACCGCGCCCGCCGTTCGGCGCTTTTGGGTTTTGGCGCGCAGATGACGATTGTCGAAGATTATGATCCCTCCCTCCCGATGGCCTGGGGGGATGGGGATCAGCTGTTGCAGGTGGTGCTGAATCTTCTGAAGAACGCAGCTGAGGCCGCGGATCCGGGGGGTGGCACCATTCGGATCCGGACGTTCTATGAACATTCCTTCCGGCTGCGCCGCAGTGACGGGTCCGGCAAGCTGTTGCCGCTGCAAATTGAGATCTCGGATGATGGCCCCGGCCTGCCTGAGGCAATCCGCGACGATATCTTTGATCCCTTTGTCTCGGGTCGGGAGAATGGCACCGGACTGGGGTTGGCGCTGGTCAGCAAAATCATCGCCGATCATCAGGGCTGGATCTCGGTCAATTCCGAACCTGGCCGGACGGTTTTTCGATTGTCACTGTCGCGCGTGCCGACCGCACCGCGTCCAGTACCCATCCCAAACGCCCCACGGCAGGAGTAG
- a CDS encoding response regulator codes for MDGTVLVADDDRTIRTVLTQALTRAGCKVHATSSLTTLMRWVGEGKGDVVISDVMMPDGNGLEMLPKIADDRPGLPVIVISAQNTIMTAIKAAEAEAYDYLPKPFDLPELMKRTAKALTERRSGQGALRAAPQTGATPDGAETANESHEDLPLVGRTEVMQTLYRLIARVMNTDIPLLITGESGTGKSLIARSMHDLSDRRTLPFVRAEAADLASLDGPAQLLAKVRGGTLLLDELADLSEEAQARVVRMMDAPGDHQPRFIATSQQNLTAAMEAGTLRQDLYYRISGTELPVPALRARVDDISLLCAHFLTRAENEGAPHRRLSEAAREPLRQFPWPGNVRQLENVVRRLALTARSEEISLDEVNAALGAQTGGEPMAATGGALSSEKLSESVARHLQRYFDLHGDILPPPGLYARLMREVETPLIEISLAMTGGNQAKCADLLGINRNTLRKKITDLDIEVTRRRKLM; via the coding sequence ATGGACGGCACCGTTCTGGTCGCAGATGACGATCGCACAATTCGCACGGTCTTGACCCAGGCTCTGACGCGTGCCGGGTGTAAGGTCCATGCGACCTCCTCCCTGACCACGCTGATGCGCTGGGTGGGAGAGGGCAAAGGCGATGTCGTGATCTCCGATGTGATGATGCCGGATGGCAACGGGCTGGAAATGCTTCCGAAGATTGCTGATGACCGTCCCGGGCTGCCAGTGATCGTGATTTCGGCGCAGAACACCATTATGACTGCGATCAAGGCGGCGGAGGCGGAAGCCTATGATTACTTGCCCAAACCGTTTGATCTGCCGGAGCTGATGAAGCGGACGGCCAAGGCGCTGACTGAAAGGCGGAGCGGGCAGGGGGCGTTGCGCGCTGCTCCGCAGACTGGCGCCACGCCGGATGGGGCGGAGACCGCGAACGAGAGCCATGAGGATCTGCCGCTGGTCGGGCGCACCGAGGTGATGCAAACGCTTTACCGGCTGATCGCGCGGGTGATGAACACCGATATCCCGCTGCTGATTACCGGTGAAAGCGGCACCGGAAAATCCCTGATTGCCCGGTCGATGCATGATCTGTCGGACCGCCGCACGCTGCCGTTTGTCCGGGCGGAGGCGGCTGATCTGGCGTCACTTGACGGTCCGGCGCAGCTGCTGGCCAAGGTCCGTGGCGGAACGCTGTTGCTGGATGAGCTGGCGGATCTGTCGGAGGAGGCGCAGGCCCGCGTGGTGCGGATGATGGATGCGCCGGGGGATCATCAGCCCCGATTTATCGCCACCAGTCAGCAGAATCTCACTGCGGCGATGGAGGCCGGCACGCTGCGACAGGATCTCTACTACCGGATCAGCGGCACCGAGCTGCCGGTGCCTGCCTTACGTGCCCGCGTGGACGATATTTCCCTGCTCTGCGCGCATTTCCTGACGCGTGCTGAGAACGAGGGCGCGCCGCACCGCCGGCTGAGCGAGGCGGCCCGTGAGCCGTTGCGGCAGTTTCCGTGGCCGGGCAATGTGCGTCAGCTGGAAAACGTGGTGCGCCGTCTGGCGCTGACGGCCCGCAGCGAGGAGATCAGCCTCGACGAAGTCAACGCGGCGCTGGGCGCACAAACGGGCGGTGAGCCGATGGCGGCGACTGGTGGCGCACTCAGCAGTGAAAAACTGTCGGAATCAGTGGCGCGCCATCTGCAGCGGTATTTCGATCTGCATGGCGATATTCTGCCACCGCCGGGGCTCTATGCCCGTTTGATGCGCGAAGTTGAGACCCCATTGATCGAAATATCGCTCGCGATGACAGGCGGAAATCAGGCAAAATGTGCGGATTTACTTGGCATTAACCGCAATACGTTGCGCAAGAAGATCACGGATCTTGATATTGAGGTGACACGCCGTCGCAAACTGATGTAA